A single Brucella intermedia LMG 3301 DNA region contains:
- a CDS encoding amidase, with the protein MNSVRDRLESILSRLEARAGNERVFSKIYARQARAEADAADARLRDGGAVGPLDGRIVSIKDLFDIAGEPTLAGSVIRRDAAPATRDAAIVRRLREAGAVIVGKTHMTEFAFTPVGLNPHYGEPGNAIDPTRIPGGSSSGAAVSAAEGTSEIAIGSDTGGSVRIPAALNGLVGFKPTARRIPLDGAFPLAPSLDSVGPLTRTVADAILTDAIMAGETPVLPEALSLKGLRIALPKGYLLADMEPDVVKHFEATVALLEKAGAVIADLGVDDLIQRLREATRVGSIAGIEASHVHASTWLGDPDANVDLRVKRPLAVRVKVPMETYRGIMETRAALVREMDERLSEFDMFVTPATPIVAPTIASVSNDEAEYDRVEGLLLRDTQVGNQFDLCSITVPMPGMTLPTGFMLTARGGNDKRLLAAALSVEKLLR; encoded by the coding sequence ATGAATTCGGTACGGGATCGGCTGGAAAGCATCCTGTCGCGGCTGGAAGCGCGGGCAGGCAACGAGCGCGTTTTCAGCAAGATTTATGCACGGCAGGCGCGTGCCGAGGCGGATGCCGCCGATGCGCGTCTGCGCGACGGAGGCGCTGTCGGCCCCCTCGACGGGCGCATCGTTTCGATCAAGGATCTCTTCGACATTGCCGGAGAACCGACGCTGGCCGGTTCGGTCATTCGCCGTGACGCGGCGCCCGCGACCAGAGATGCCGCGATTGTTCGCCGTCTGCGCGAGGCGGGTGCGGTCATCGTCGGCAAGACCCATATGACGGAATTCGCCTTCACGCCGGTCGGTCTCAATCCGCATTATGGCGAGCCGGGCAACGCCATTGATCCCACGCGCATTCCGGGCGGTTCGTCATCGGGCGCTGCCGTTTCGGCGGCGGAAGGCACCAGCGAAATCGCCATCGGCTCGGACACGGGCGGGTCGGTGCGCATACCGGCGGCCCTGAACGGCCTTGTCGGCTTCAAGCCGACGGCGCGGCGCATTCCGCTCGACGGTGCTTTTCCGCTGGCGCCATCGCTCGATTCCGTTGGTCCGCTGACCAGAACCGTCGCCGACGCCATTCTGACCGACGCGATCATGGCGGGCGAAACGCCGGTCCTGCCTGAAGCCCTGTCGCTGAAGGGCCTGCGCATCGCGCTGCCCAAGGGCTATCTTCTGGCCGATATGGAGCCGGACGTGGTGAAGCACTTCGAGGCAACGGTCGCGCTTCTTGAAAAGGCGGGTGCTGTCATTGCCGATCTGGGGGTCGATGACCTGATCCAGCGTCTGCGTGAGGCAACCCGCGTCGGCTCCATTGCCGGGATCGAGGCAAGCCATGTCCACGCATCGACCTGGCTTGGCGATCCCGATGCCAATGTCGATCTTCGCGTGAAGCGTCCGCTCGCCGTGCGCGTCAAGGTGCCGATGGAAACCTATCGCGGCATTATGGAAACGCGCGCGGCGCTGGTGCGGGAAATGGACGAACGCCTGAGCGAGTTCGACATGTTCGTGACACCCGCCACGCCGATCGTTGCCCCGACGATTGCTTCGGTCAGCAATGATGAGGCCGAATATGACCGTGTGGAAGGGCTTCTGCTGCGTGATACGCAGGTTGGAAACCAGTTCGACCTGTGCAGCATCACCGTGCCGATGCCGGGCATGACCCTGCCGACCGGCTTCATGCTCACCGCACGCGGCGGCAACGACAAAAGACTGCTGGCGGCTGCCTTGTCGGTTGAGAAACTTTTACGCTGA
- a CDS encoding SufE family protein encodes MTTTIDSIMSDFEFLDDWEDRYRYVIDLGKELPPYPDDARDAVHKVQGCVSQVWLKTLPQGGNDPVMEFLGDSDAHIVRGLVAIVLALYSGRKASEILTIEPEAILKKLGLDEHLTPQRSNGLRAMVARIRREAELAKESA; translated from the coding sequence ATGACCACGACCATCGATAGCATCATGTCCGATTTCGAATTTCTCGACGATTGGGAAGACCGCTATCGCTATGTCATCGATCTCGGCAAGGAACTGCCGCCCTATCCCGACGATGCGCGCGATGCCGTGCACAAGGTGCAGGGCTGTGTCAGCCAGGTCTGGCTGAAGACGCTGCCGCAAGGCGGCAACGATCCGGTCATGGAGTTTCTGGGCGATTCCGATGCGCATATCGTGCGCGGTCTGGTGGCCATCGTGCTGGCGCTTTATTCGGGCCGCAAGGCGTCGGAAATCCTGACGATTGAGCCGGAAGCCATTCTGAAAAAGCTCGGCCTCGATGAACATCTGACGCCGCAACGCTCCAACGGCCTGCGCGCCATGGTGGCGCGCATACGGCGTGAGGCAGAGCTGGCGAAAGAATCAGCGTAA
- a CDS encoding sensor histidine kinase translates to MNAILLKTADTVRTSVQAISRFYERFCCRWVSTPDAASIRVIGSVLTVPVLLCAAVLGSGVTPGFTEFAILAASFAGVAMILCALSLMGVAAPVLAGLNFAAYGAGLAAIGAFSHGNAVLWLMAAGLPLEVWFATRRPGAAAAGAAFAAMILAFLATASGGAVSGGSYASVAVLVLYAASLVARGFVNAAKPAEIKVGAPQIAVAAGDVQFSLDMEGVVSSVDANSAKLLGVQPKMLEGTALIDRVHVADRVEYLSLLADLRAGATVRKIDVRLRSIENGETIFRTYRLEGAASAHAITLIGRSLEGEQKLLEEIATLKAELESERIGKGRLLAAVSHELRTPLNSIIGFSDMLSHEMGGKLASEKQREYAGLIHQSGHYLLELVNAVLDNSRLETGNYSIDPQTLAFREAAEMCTAVMLPLAEKKGVAFCHRVGNGIGELVADRRAVQQILLNLAGNAVKFTQSGGCVTIDAARVMAEGRAMLEFSVSDTGIGIEPEDMQRIGTPFVRANNNYARAQEGSGLGLSVVKGLVELHQGTMQLKSCPGEGTVVTVRLPVAGPQFVMGEDEYQELGPELGMVIDMHRHHGERRHDWQNDEIREQKNAQTRKTA, encoded by the coding sequence TTGAACGCCATTCTTTTGAAAACAGCCGATACCGTCCGCACGAGCGTGCAGGCGATCAGCCGTTTTTACGAACGTTTCTGCTGCCGCTGGGTGTCCACACCCGACGCGGCCTCCATACGTGTCATCGGCTCGGTTCTCACCGTGCCGGTCCTGCTTTGTGCTGCGGTGCTCGGCTCCGGTGTAACGCCGGGCTTCACGGAATTTGCCATTCTCGCCGCCAGCTTTGCAGGCGTGGCCATGATCCTGTGCGCGCTGTCGCTGATGGGCGTTGCCGCGCCCGTTCTGGCGGGCCTGAATTTCGCCGCCTATGGCGCGGGTCTCGCTGCCATTGGCGCCTTCTCGCATGGCAATGCGGTTCTGTGGCTGATGGCGGCAGGCCTGCCGCTTGAAGTCTGGTTTGCGACCCGCCGACCGGGCGCTGCCGCAGCAGGCGCTGCGTTCGCCGCCATGATTCTGGCTTTCCTCGCGACCGCAAGCGGCGGCGCTGTTTCCGGCGGCAGCTATGCGTCTGTCGCGGTTCTTGTCCTTTATGCCGCAAGCCTTGTGGCGCGTGGCTTTGTGAACGCTGCCAAACCTGCCGAGATCAAGGTCGGCGCACCGCAGATCGCGGTTGCTGCCGGTGACGTGCAGTTCAGCCTCGACATGGAAGGCGTGGTGTCTTCGGTCGATGCAAATTCTGCCAAGCTTCTGGGCGTGCAGCCGAAAATGCTGGAAGGCACGGCCCTGATCGACCGCGTGCATGTGGCCGACCGCGTGGAATATCTTTCGCTTCTGGCCGATCTACGCGCCGGTGCCACGGTACGCAAGATCGACGTGCGCCTGCGCTCCATCGAAAATGGCGAGACCATCTTCCGTACCTATCGTCTCGAAGGAGCTGCAAGCGCCCACGCTATCACGCTGATCGGCCGTTCGCTGGAAGGCGAGCAGAAGCTTCTGGAAGAGATTGCCACGCTGAAAGCGGAGCTGGAATCGGAGCGCATCGGCAAGGGCCGTCTGCTTGCCGCCGTCAGCCACGAACTGCGCACGCCGCTCAATTCCATCATAGGCTTTTCCGACATGCTGTCGCATGAAATGGGCGGCAAGCTCGCCAGTGAAAAGCAGCGCGAATATGCGGGCCTCATTCACCAGTCCGGCCATTATTTGCTGGAGCTTGTTAACGCCGTTCTCGACAATTCGCGTCTGGAGACCGGCAATTACAGCATCGATCCGCAGACGCTCGCTTTCCGCGAAGCAGCCGAAATGTGCACCGCCGTCATGCTGCCGCTGGCTGAAAAGAAAGGCGTCGCCTTCTGCCATCGCGTCGGCAACGGTATTGGCGAACTGGTGGCCGACCGCCGCGCCGTCCAGCAGATCCTGCTCAACCTTGCCGGAAATGCGGTGAAGTTCACGCAAAGCGGCGGCTGCGTCACCATCGATGCAGCGCGCGTTATGGCCGAAGGCCGTGCTATGCTGGAATTCAGCGTGTCGGATACCGGCATCGGCATCGAGCCGGAAGACATGCAGCGCATCGGCACGCCATTCGTGCGCGCCAACAACAATTATGCGCGCGCGCAGGAAGGTAGCGGCCTCGGCCTTTCGGTGGTCAAGGGGCTGGTGGAACTGCATCAGGGAACGATGCAGCTGAAAAGCTGCCCCGGCGAAGGCACGGTCGTCACGGTCCGCCTTCCGGTGGCGGGTCCGCAATTTGTGATGGGAGAAGACGAATATCAGGAGCTTGGCCCAGAGCTTGGCATGGTGATCGACATGCACCGTCACCACGGAGAAAGGCGTCATGACTGGCAGAACGACGAAATCCGGGAGCAGAAAAATGCGCAAACCCGCAAAACGGCGTAG
- a CDS encoding DUF1491 family protein yields the protein MRLTSDFWVSALIRKVQGEGGFAYLARRGSPEAGAIFIKVSSRFGTCDLYSPAPQTSYEEDHDGERMFLRILHDADDMAASDRMARETRFDPDLWLVELEDIADASALFSISQDGEAF from the coding sequence ATGCGCCTGACATCCGATTTCTGGGTTTCAGCCTTGATCCGCAAGGTGCAGGGCGAGGGCGGCTTTGCCTATCTCGCCCGTCGCGGCTCGCCGGAAGCCGGCGCGATCTTCATCAAGGTAAGCTCGCGCTTCGGCACCTGCGATCTCTATTCGCCAGCGCCGCAAACCTCCTATGAAGAAGATCATGACGGGGAGCGCATGTTCCTGCGCATTCTTCATGACGCCGATGACATGGCGGCAAGTGACCGCATGGCGCGGGAAACCCGCTTCGACCCCGACCTGTGGCTGGTCGAACTGGAAGATATTGCCGATGCTTCGGCGCTGTTCTCGATTTCGCAGGACGGAGAGGCGTTCTGA
- a CDS encoding DUF2336 domain-containing protein — MTNDQFRALEDISGHRSPSNSKAGSSKADDLLAAAISAFAGITRPGRQDMQQLEDLAMPLLQCASTRGKRHAANALAQLEDAPRRLILALADQPVEISAPILLRSPLLRPSDLIEIIGRNGLAHARAVARRQSGDVLLQGVLRSFADPVIDRTLALQENLANMEAEPLEKPDVPDLSAARTPLMKEGSSERLARALQQPFYETGAATGAQHLIDTALLIDSQFFRNALADALDISFERADAIIGQWPDSHLPIALKALGLSPAECYLTMTAILGPIDTNRDSLREFVHIYRSIDREKAMALVRRWKAEDMSAMLRGKLREMAEAEDDTPLVDAANSDHPSRQRLAK; from the coding sequence GTGACAAATGATCAGTTCCGCGCCCTGGAGGATATTTCAGGCCACCGGAGCCCGTCGAATTCAAAAGCGGGGAGCAGCAAGGCGGACGACCTTCTGGCGGCCGCCATTTCGGCATTCGCGGGTATCACGCGCCCCGGACGGCAGGATATGCAGCAGCTCGAAGATCTTGCCATGCCCCTTCTGCAATGCGCTTCCACCCGCGGCAAGCGCCACGCAGCCAATGCACTGGCGCAATTGGAAGACGCGCCACGCCGCCTCATTCTGGCGCTGGCCGACCAGCCCGTGGAAATCTCCGCGCCTATTCTCCTGCGCTCTCCCCTTCTGCGCCCGTCCGACCTGATCGAGATCATCGGCAGGAACGGACTTGCCCATGCGCGCGCTGTTGCACGGCGTCAGTCCGGCGATGTGCTTCTGCAAGGCGTGCTGCGCAGTTTTGCCGATCCGGTGATCGACCGCACGCTGGCGCTTCAGGAAAATCTCGCCAATATGGAAGCCGAACCGCTGGAAAAGCCGGATGTACCCGACCTTTCGGCCGCCAGAACGCCGCTGATGAAGGAAGGCAGTTCCGAGCGGCTGGCGCGCGCGCTGCAACAGCCTTTCTACGAGACAGGTGCGGCCACCGGCGCGCAGCATCTCATCGATACCGCGCTTCTGATCGACAGCCAGTTCTTTCGCAATGCGCTGGCCGATGCGCTCGACATTTCGTTCGAGCGGGCCGATGCGATCATCGGCCAGTGGCCGGATTCACATCTGCCGATTGCGCTCAAGGCGCTGGGATTGTCGCCTGCGGAATGCTATCTCACCATGACAGCCATTCTGGGACCGATCGACACCAATCGCGACAGCCTGCGGGAGTTCGTCCACATCTACCGATCCATCGACCGCGAAAAGGCGATGGCGCTCGTGCGGCGCTGGAAGGCTGAAGACATGTCGGCCATGCTGCGCGGCAAACTGCGCGAAATGGCGGAAGCCGAAGACGATACCCCGCTCGTGGATGCGGCCAATTCCGATCATCCCTCCCGCCAGCGGCTGGCGAAATAA
- a CDS encoding DUF1214 domain-containing protein, translating to MFKTIFNTAIVLVLALGGGIWSVDKVLDRFEGFGELRVGAWSAYPAAGTPDADPYSKARAARKAYLALGTAEGLPFYARTDNGGRTLQRGCTYRLSGLTPPARFWTVYPATPDLEPITPRDGLLEALHSREVLYGDDGSVTITIGPDAAPGNWLPVEGGGDFVLVMTLYDTPAASSSGLSDLVMPGLVRIAGANPGACRG from the coding sequence ATGTTCAAGACGATATTCAACACGGCGATTGTGCTTGTGCTGGCGCTCGGCGGCGGCATCTGGAGCGTCGACAAGGTGCTCGACCGGTTCGAGGGTTTCGGTGAACTCCGCGTCGGGGCCTGGAGCGCCTATCCGGCGGCTGGCACGCCGGATGCCGATCCCTATTCCAAGGCCCGTGCGGCCCGCAAAGCCTATCTCGCGCTTGGAACGGCGGAAGGGCTGCCTTTCTATGCGCGTACCGACAATGGCGGGCGCACATTGCAGCGCGGCTGCACTTATCGCCTCAGCGGCCTAACCCCGCCCGCCCGTTTCTGGACGGTCTATCCGGCCACGCCCGATCTCGAGCCGATCACGCCGCGCGACGGATTGCTGGAAGCGCTGCATTCCCGCGAGGTGCTTTATGGCGATGACGGCAGCGTCACGATCACCATCGGCCCGGATGCCGCGCCCGGCAACTGGCTTCCCGTCGAAGGCGGCGGCGATTTCGTTCTCGTCATGACGCTCTACGACACGCCTGCGGCATCATCCTCGGGTCTTTCCGATCTGGTCATGCCGGGGCTGGTGCGTATTGCGGGAGCAAATCCGGGAGCGTGCCGTGGCTAG
- a CDS encoding penicillin-binding protein 1A — MRKTAEKEPGSEKRKPFRVSRLIGLDAWIDSTLYSLRYSLGEWWENITIFSRRFRVRGFRRFVVEVLDEGFTLGVTGAVLMLVLALPAFEETKKDWRAQDDYAVTFLDRYGNEIGQRGILHRQAVPIDELPDHVIKAVLGTEDRRFFDHYGIDFWGLTRAFSQNMRANGVVQGGSTITQQLAKNLFLSNERTIERKIKEAFLALWLESNLSKKEILQLYLDRAYMGGGTFGIAAASEFYFGKNVKDISLAEAAMLAGLFKAPAKFAPHVNLPAARARANVVLSNMVESGFLSEGQVAVARRHPASVIDRAKNESPDYFLDWAFEEVKKVAANIPQHTLIVRTTLDRNIQKAAEESLEYHLRQFGKDYNVSEAATVVIANDGSVRALVGGRDYGESQFNRATKALRQAGSSFKPYVYAAAMEKGLTPSTIVSDAPISWGNWSPRNYGRSFAGRVDLTTALVRSLNSVPVRLARDYLTTAPIVALTKAMGVESPISSHKTMVLGTSEMTVMDQATGFNVFPNTGMAGNRHAFTQIVSSDGKVLWDFGRDAPKPHRALSEKAALEMNSMLVQVPERGTGRRAALPTTRVGGKTGTTQNYRDAWFVGFTGNFTAAVWFGNDNFTPMKEMTGGVLPAMAWQRMMAYAHQNIELKPIPGVTPPFPAPPKKSEPQVANAKPEEVMAAPPRVLSPMSTKVIKELHDRFLAAPPLPKIAGRTKVSVL; from the coding sequence ATGCGTAAGACGGCAGAAAAAGAACCGGGAAGCGAGAAGCGTAAACCGTTCAGGGTTTCGCGCCTGATCGGGCTCGACGCGTGGATCGATTCCACCCTCTACAGCCTGCGCTACAGTCTCGGCGAGTGGTGGGAAAACATCACCATCTTCTCCCGGCGTTTTCGCGTGCGCGGGTTCCGGCGTTTCGTCGTCGAGGTTCTCGACGAGGGATTTACGCTCGGGGTTACCGGAGCGGTGCTGATGCTGGTGCTGGCCTTGCCCGCCTTCGAGGAGACCAAGAAGGACTGGCGCGCGCAGGACGATTATGCCGTCACCTTCCTTGATCGCTACGGCAATGAGATCGGCCAGCGCGGCATCCTGCATCGTCAGGCCGTGCCCATCGATGAATTGCCGGACCATGTCATCAAGGCCGTGCTCGGCACCGAGGACAGGCGCTTTTTCGATCATTACGGCATCGACTTCTGGGGCCTGACCCGCGCTTTCAGCCAGAACATGCGCGCCAATGGCGTTGTCCAGGGCGGCTCGACCATCACCCAGCAGCTTGCCAAGAACCTGTTTCTCTCCAACGAGCGCACCATCGAGCGCAAGATCAAGGAAGCCTTTCTCGCGCTCTGGCTGGAAAGCAATCTCAGCAAGAAGGAAATCCTGCAGCTTTATCTCGACCGCGCCTATATGGGTGGCGGAACCTTCGGTATTGCCGCCGCATCGGAATTCTATTTCGGCAAGAACGTGAAGGATATTTCGCTTGCGGAAGCCGCGATGCTGGCCGGTCTTTTCAAGGCGCCTGCCAAATTCGCCCCGCATGTCAACCTGCCGGCGGCGCGTGCACGCGCCAATGTCGTGCTGTCCAATATGGTTGAAAGCGGTTTCCTGAGCGAAGGGCAAGTCGCCGTTGCGCGCCGCCATCCGGCAAGCGTCATCGACCGCGCCAAGAACGAGAGCCCCGACTATTTTCTCGACTGGGCTTTCGAGGAGGTGAAGAAGGTCGCCGCCAATATTCCTCAGCACACGCTGATCGTGCGCACGACGCTGGACCGCAACATCCAAAAGGCGGCGGAGGAATCGCTGGAATATCACCTGCGCCAGTTCGGCAAGGATTATAATGTCTCGGAAGCGGCGACCGTTGTGATCGCCAATGACGGCTCCGTGCGCGCACTGGTCGGCGGGCGGGACTATGGCGAAAGCCAGTTCAACCGCGCCACCAAGGCATTGCGGCAGGCCGGTTCGTCCTTCAAACCTTATGTCTATGCGGCGGCGATGGAAAAGGGGCTGACGCCCAGCACCATAGTCTCGGACGCGCCAATCAGCTGGGGCAACTGGTCGCCCCGCAATTATGGCCGCAGCTTTGCGGGCCGCGTCGACCTGACCACCGCGCTTGTCCGTTCGCTGAACAGCGTGCCGGTGCGGCTGGCGCGCGATTATCTGACCACGGCCCCCATCGTTGCGCTGACCAAGGCGATGGGCGTGGAATCGCCGATCTCGTCGCACAAGACCATGGTGCTCGGCACATCGGAAATGACGGTGATGGATCAGGCTACCGGCTTCAACGTGTTTCCAAATACGGGCATGGCCGGTAACCGCCACGCCTTCACGCAGATCGTTTCATCGGATGGCAAGGTGTTGTGGGATTTCGGTCGCGATGCACCGAAGCCGCACAGGGCGTTGTCGGAGAAAGCGGCGCTCGAGATGAACTCCATGCTGGTACAGGTGCCGGAACGCGGCACCGGACGCCGCGCCGCACTGCCGACGACGCGCGTTGGCGGCAAGACCGGCACGACGCAGAATTATCGCGACGCATGGTTTGTCGGTTTCACCGGCAATTTCACGGCGGCGGTGTGGTTCGGCAACGACAATTTCACCCCGATGAAGGAAATGACCGGCGGTGTCCTGCCTGCCATGGCTTGGCAGCGGATGATGGCTTATGCGCATCAGAACATCGAACTGAAGCCCATACCGGGCGTGACGCCGCCCTTCCCCGCGCCGCCCAAGAAGAGCGAGCCGCAAGTGGCCAACGCCAAGCCGGAAGAAGTCATGGCCGCGCCGCCGCGCGTGCTCTCGCCCATGTCGACAAAAGTCATCAAGGAACTGCATGACCGCTTCCTTGCGGCACCGCCTCTGCCTAAGATCGCCGGGCGCACAAAAGTATCGGTACTCTGA
- a CDS encoding DUF6107 family protein, producing MTNFTDAVFTSETTWIWFAKMVGAMAGSAVSLAYMLPHGKREAAIRFAVGIICGMVFGGAAGVKITDTLALSGLLGRAELMLMGSAAVSITAWSALGIFKRFSERLKKAPIPGILTEERESNGDA from the coding sequence ATGACGAACTTCACCGATGCAGTATTTACCTCGGAGACGACGTGGATATGGTTCGCCAAGATGGTGGGCGCGATGGCAGGTTCTGCCGTATCGCTCGCCTATATGCTGCCGCATGGAAAGCGTGAAGCGGCCATTCGTTTCGCCGTCGGCATCATTTGCGGCATGGTTTTCGGAGGAGCGGCTGGCGTCAAGATTACCGATACCCTTGCTCTCAGCGGATTGCTTGGCCGGGCCGAGCTGATGCTGATGGGATCGGCTGCAGTAAGCATTACCGCCTGGTCGGCGCTTGGCATCTTCAAGCGCTTTTCTGAACGGCTGAAAAAGGCGCCGATCCCTGGAATCCTGACTGAGGAAAGGGAAAGCAATGGCGATGCTTGA